Proteins co-encoded in one Nicotiana sylvestris chromosome 7, ASM39365v2, whole genome shotgun sequence genomic window:
- the LOC104220107 gene encoding endoplasmic reticulum oxidoreductin-1-like: MVEETEVNELKKKGNETRRSQRKLGRSAIWAVLVLIIALGAAFFHTQKGKPCPCFQDSRKYTGIVEDCCCDYETVDAINGAVLHPLLQGLVTTPFFRYFKVKLWCDCPFWPDDGMCKLRDCSVCECPENEFPESFRRPPLGLPADDLKCQEGKPEAAVDRTLDSKVFRGWIEVDNPWTNDDETDNDEMTYVNLLLNPERYTGYTGPSARRIWDAVYSENCPKYASGEICQEKKVLYKLISGLHSSISIHIAADYLLDETKNLWGANPDLMYDRVLQYPDRVRNLYFTFLFVLRAVTKAKDYLEQAEYDTGNPEEDLKAQSLMRQLLYSPKLQAACPVPFDEAKLWKGQSGPELKQQIQKQFRNISAIMDCVGCEKCRLWGKLQVLGLGTALKILFSVDGEYRHHQHLQLQRNEVIALVNLLNRLSESIKLVQEMSPTFEKTIGELSLQPAAKLISSWKRLWETVVGDRLRKLPL, from the exons ATGGTGGAAGAAACTGAGGTTAATGAGCTGAAGAAGAAGGGGAATGAGACGAGGAGAAGTCAAAGGAAATTGGGCCGATCAGCAATTTGGGCTGTTTTGGTGTTGATAATAGCATTGGGTGCAGCATTCTTCCATACCCAAAAGGGGAAGCCGTGTCCTTGTTTTCAG GATTCTAGAAAATATACTGGAATAGTTGAAGACTGCTGTTGTGATTACGAAACAGTTGATGCTATTAATGGGGCTGTGCTGCATCCTTTACTCCAAGGGCTTGTTACAACTCCCTTTTTTAGATACTTTAAG GTTAAGCTGTGGTGTGACTGCCCTTTTTGGCCTGATGATGGTATGTGTAAGTTGCGAGATTGCAGTGTATGTGAATGTCCAGAAAATGAATTTCCCGAATCTTTTAGGAGACCACCGCTTGGCCTTCCAGCTGATGATCTGAAATGTCAAGAGGGAAAACCAGAGGCAGCTGTTGACCGCACTCTCGACTCTAAGGTTTTCAGGGGATGGATAGAGGTAGATAACCCTTGGACAAATGATGATGAGACAGATAATG ATGAGATGACATATGTCAATCTCTTACTGAACCCGGAGCGTTACACTGGTTACACTGGTCCCTCAGCCAGGCGAATATGGGATGCTGTATATTCAGAGAACTGTCCGAAAT ATGCATCTGGAGAGATTTGCCAGGAGAAAAAGGTTTTATACAAGCTTATATCTGGTCTCCACTCTTCAATCTCAATACACATAGCTGCTGATTACCTGCTTGATGAAACTAAAAACCTG TGGGGTGCAAATCCAGATCTGATGTATGATCGTGTTCTGCAATATCCTGATCGTGTCAGGAACTTGTATTTTACTTTCCTCTTTGTTCTCCGAGCTGTAACAAAA GCAAAAGATTACCTGGAGCAGGCTGAGTATGATACTGGTAATCCTGAGGAAGACCTTAAAGCACAGTCCCTTATGCGACAGCTACTATACAGCCCCAAACTGCAGGCTGCATGTCCAGTTCCTTTTGACGAAGCTAAACTGTGGAAAGGCCAAAGTGGACCTGAGCTAAAGCAGCAGATTCAAAAGCAATTCAGGAATATCAG CGCTATCATGGATTGTGTAGGATGTGAGAAATGTCGACTGTGGGGAAAGCTCCAGGTTCTTGGTCTTGGAACTGCACTAAAGATTCTCTTCTCTGTTGATGGTGAATATCGCCATCATCAACAT CTGCAGTTGCAAAGAAATGAAGTGATTGCTCTGGTAAACCTCCTTAATCGACTATCAGAATCGATCAAACTTGTACAGGAAATGAGCCCTACATTTGAGAAGACAATTGGGGAGCTAAGTCTACAGCCAGCTGCTAAGCTAATAAGTTCATGGAAAAGACTATGGGAAACAGTAGTAGGGGATAG GTTGAGGAAGCTTCCATTGTAG